The proteins below are encoded in one region of Methanofollis sp.:
- a CDS encoding universal stress protein has protein sequence MVEYDAKIERRMRENVREKLDGIAGVIREAGMKTRVEVAKGVPSIEILAMAKREGVSLIVMGSHGRSNLAGVVMGSVSEEVVRRSNVPVLIVTREMQNACTSR, from the coding sequence ATGGTCGAGTACGACGCGAAGATCGAGAGGAGGATGCGGGAGAATGTCAGGGAGAAACTCGATGGGATCGCGGGCGTCATCCGCGAGGCCGGGATGAAGACCCGGGTGGAGGTCGCCAAAGGCGTGCCTTCGATCGAGATCCTGGCGATGGCAAAGCGCGAGGGCGTCTCCCTCATCGTCATGGGAAGCCATGGCAGGAGCAACCTCGCCGGAGTCGTGATGGGTTCGGTCTCCGAGGAAGTGGTCAGGAGGTCGAACGTGCCCGTGCTGATCGTGACCCGGGAGATGCAGAACGCCTGCACGTCCCGGTGA
- a CDS encoding universal stress protein, with protein sequence MFRKVLFPTDFSECSYKALDCVRQLARAGTGEVVVVHVLDEREFELAKTEIGWLEGAGWSSTTRRSRGGCGRMSGRNSMGSRASSARPG encoded by the coding sequence ATGTTCAGGAAAGTACTTTTCCCCACGGATTTCTCCGAATGCTCGTATAAGGCCCTTGACTGCGTGAGGCAACTCGCCCGTGCCGGGACCGGGGAGGTGGTGGTCGTCCACGTCCTGGACGAACGTGAGTTCGAACTCGCCAAGACCGAGATCGGATGGCTTGAAGGGGCCGGATGGTCGAGTACGACGCGAAGATCGAGAGGAGGATGCGGGAGAATGTCAGGGAGAAACTCGATGGGATCGCGGGCGTCATCCGCGAGGCCGGGATGA